The proteins below come from a single Synergistaceae bacterium genomic window:
- a CDS encoding type IV pilus twitching motility protein PilT, with translation MQHFSSENIKKLINLAIKSNASDIHLSSDSHAALRVHGELDYIDDLEIFTRDELVNFLDEILSSSQSERFKRTGDLDFAFTFESQRFRGSAYREMRGVSLTFRLIPSVIRSLDELGLPEILKTIADRHRGLFLATGPTGHGKSSTLAALVNEINHTRKCHIVTIEDPIEYIHTPAMSVIHQREIGNDTENFASGIRHVLRQDPDVILIGEMRDLETISAAITAAETGHLVLGTLHTQDASQSIERIVDVFPPHQQNQIRLQLAYTLIGICSQQLLPAAGFAGRFCATELLLSTPAVRSNIREGKTASLRNSMLTGLNTGMHTMEQDLTRLYREGSITKSTAKDFAYDLQEIDRLLSM, from the coding sequence GTGCAACACTTTAGCAGCGAAAACATCAAGAAATTAATCAATCTAGCAATAAAATCAAATGCAAGCGATATACATTTAAGCTCGGACTCTCATGCAGCTTTAAGAGTTCACGGCGAATTAGATTACATTGACGATTTAGAAATTTTTACGCGCGATGAACTTGTAAATTTTCTTGACGAGATTTTGAGCAGCTCACAATCAGAAAGATTCAAGCGCACAGGAGATTTAGATTTTGCCTTCACCTTTGAGTCTCAGCGGTTCAGGGGGAGTGCTTATCGTGAAATGCGAGGAGTATCACTAACTTTCAGGCTTATTCCATCGGTTATAAGATCTCTTGATGAACTCGGACTCCCTGAAATTCTCAAGACAATAGCGGATAGGCATAGAGGGCTTTTTCTCGCAACAGGGCCGACCGGACACGGTAAAAGCTCAACACTTGCGGCACTCGTCAACGAAATCAATCACACGCGCAAATGTCATATAGTAACAATTGAAGATCCTATCGAATATATACATACTCCGGCAATGTCTGTAATTCATCAACGCGAAATAGGCAATGACACAGAAAATTTTGCGTCAGGAATAAGGCACGTTTTGAGGCAGGACCCCGACGTTATATTAATCGGCGAAATGAGAGACCTTGAGACAATTTCAGCAGCAATCACAGCAGCAGAAACGGGACATTTAGTATTAGGGACTCTTCACACGCAGGACGCTTCACAGTCAATTGAAAGAATCGTGGACGTTTTTCCCCCTCATCAGCAGAATCAAATCAGGCTGCAATTAGCTTATACGTTAATAGGCATTTGTTCGCAGCAGTTATTACCGGCGGCAGGCTTTGCAGGGCGTTTTTGTGCGACAGAATTATTATTATCGACTCCGGCAGTACGAAGCAATATCAGAGAGGGCAAGACAGCAAGTCTGCGAAATTCAATGCTCACCGGCCTAAATACTGGTATGCACACGATGGAACAGGATTTAACGCGCTTATATCGTGAAGGTTCAATTACGAAATCAACGGCGAAAGATTTTGCTTACGATTTGCAGGAGATCGACCGGCTTTTATCGATGTAA